Proteins encoded in a region of the Selenomonadales bacterium genome:
- a CDS encoding RnfABCDGE type electron transport complex subunit B, which yields MQIDLRSVLLALGSLGALGLLFGAGLAIAAKKFAVQADPLYTEVLAVLPGANCGACGYPGCAGYAGAVSKRLVAIDKCPVGGNDLLSNLGRLMGIEAKLTADRLVATPYCDGGCAEAPTRFNYEGIQDCVAVVALSGGDKACQYGCVGYGTCVKLCKFGAITMDDNRIPVVNTEKCTACGLCVAGCPKDIFSLRPSGKHVHIRCRSHDKGAVVRKVCSVGCIACSQCVKVCPVDAITMNNFLAEIDYEKCINCGRCVEKCPTKTIHSGL from the coding sequence ATGCAGATAGATCTACGTTCCGTTTTGCTCGCACTTGGTTCGTTAGGTGCGCTAGGGCTGCTTTTTGGCGCAGGTCTGGCCATAGCCGCCAAGAAGTTCGCCGTGCAGGCCGACCCGCTGTACACAGAGGTGTTGGCGGTGCTGCCCGGTGCTAACTGCGGCGCCTGCGGCTATCCGGGCTGTGCAGGGTACGCCGGAGCTGTTTCCAAGCGATTAGTCGCGATTGACAAGTGTCCTGTCGGCGGCAACGACTTGCTGAGTAACTTGGGGCGCCTAATGGGAATCGAAGCTAAGCTCACAGCCGACCGTCTCGTAGCTACACCCTACTGCGATGGCGGGTGTGCCGAGGCCCCTACGCGCTTTAACTACGAGGGCATACAGGATTGCGTGGCGGTCGTTGCTCTCTCCGGCGGAGATAAAGCCTGCCAGTATGGCTGTGTGGGCTACGGCACTTGTGTCAAGTTATGTAAGTTTGGCGCCATTACCATGGATGATAACCGTATCCCGGTAGTGAATACGGAGAAGTGCACCGCGTGTGGCTTGTGTGTGGCGGGATGTCCCAAAGACATTTTCAGCCTACGGCCAAGTGGGAAGCACGTGCATATTCGCTGTCGTTCGCACGACAAGGGGGCGGTAGTGCGCAAAGTCTGTTCCGTCGGGTGCATTGCCTGCTCACAGTGCGTGAAAGTATGCCCGGTAGATGCCATTACCATGAACAATTTCCTAGCGGAAATCGACTACGAGAAATGCATTAACTGCGGTCGTTGTGTAGAAAAGTGCCCAACTAAGACAATCCACTCCGGACTTTAG